One Oryza sativa Japonica Group chromosome 8, ASM3414082v1 DNA window includes the following coding sequences:
- the LOC4345440 gene encoding BURP domain-containing protein 12 precursor, whose amino-acid sequence MASPPHLPLLLLLLVVVCNAAGGDGARVNPFTAKAAFIRYWNRRVPNNRPHPAFFVAKLSPLQAADAASFAAALPRLLPPLCARAALLCPSASDTETAASLAVGGGGGGGPFKGYSNANFTNYGSGGVGGADGFSAYSPDLNVVGDSFRRYGRDSTRRVDTFASYEAEGNVVTANFTSYAGAATGGSGSFSAYAADTNVPDSTFTNYDAEANGRRREFTSYSQEANHGSNTFAGYGKNGNGLRETFTTYGNDSNVIASGFTNYGESGNGATDTFTAYGKEGNVPDNTFRSYGAGGNAGVDTFKGYRSESNVGDDSFASYAKGANGNAAEFQNYGGSFNPGTVTFKGYGEGSNPNHHIGFKEYAGSNNSFKGYAKSGVDFKEYHNTSSADAATTMSLEAVSSGHQHLKWSPEPGKFFRETELVSGNTMPMPDIKDKMPPRAFLPRDIAKKIPFKPNAVSEVFGVPLDTAMGKAVTSTVAECERAPSRGETKRCATSAEDIVDFAVEMLGNDIVVRSTASTAGSGGQIRLGNVTGVDGGKVTRSVSCHQSLFPYLVYYCHSVPKVRVYEADIMAADSDQKINHGVAICHLDTSDWSPTHGAFIALGGKPGEVEVCHWIFEGDMTWTVAD is encoded by the coding sequence atggcgtctcctccccacctccccctcctcctcctcctcctcgtcgtcgtctgcaatgccgccggcggcgacggtgccaGGGTGAACCCGTTCACGGCGAAGGCGGCGTTCATCCGGTACTGGAACCGGCGGGTGCCCAACAACCGCCCCCACCCGGCCTTCTTCGTCGCCAAGCTCTCCCCGCTCcaggccgccgacgccgcctccttcgcAGCCGCGCTCCCGCGGCTTCTCCCGCCGCTCTGCGCCAGGGCCGCCCTGCTCTGCCCCTCCGCCTCCGACACCGAGacggccgcctccctcgccgtcggcggcggcggaggtggtgggcCGTTTAAGGGGTATAGTAATGCCAACTTCACCAActacggcagcggcggcgtgggcggcgccgACGGGTTCAGCGCCTACTCCCCCGACCTCAACGTCGTCGGCGACTCGTTCCGGCGGTACGGCCGCGACTCGACGCGGAGGGTGGACACGTTCGCCAGCTACGAGGCGGAGGGGAACGTGGTCACCGCCAACTTCACCTCctacgccggcgccgccacgggcGGGTCGGGCTCATTCTCCGCCTACGCCGCCGACACCAACGTGCCGGACTCCACCTTCACCAACTACGACGCCGAGGccaacggccgccgccgcgagttCACCTCCTACTCCCAGGAGGCCAACCACGGGTCGAACACCTTCGCCGGCTACGGCAAGAACGGCAACGGCCTCAGGGAGACCTTCACCACCTACGGCAACGACTCCAACGTCATCGCCTCCGGCTTCACCAACTACGGCGAGTCCGGCAACGGCGCCACCGACACCTTCACCGCCTACGGCAAAGAGGGGAACGTCCCCGACAACACCTTCCGGAgctacggcgccggcggcaatgCCGGCGTCGACACCTTCAAGGGCTACCGCTCCGAGTCCAATGTCGGCGACGACAGCTTCGCCTCCTACGCCAAGGGCGCCAACGGCAACGCCGCCGAGTTCCAGAACTATGGCGGCTCATTCAACCCCGGCACCGTCACCTTCAAAGGCTACGGCGAAGGGAGCAACCCCAATCACCACATTGGCTTCAAGGAGTATGCCGGGAGCAACAATTCATTCAAGGGGTATGCCAAGTCCGGCGTCGATTTCAAGGAGTACCACAACACGTCgtcggcagacgcggcgacgacgatgtcATTGGAGGCGGTGTCGTCCGGCCACCAGCATTTGAAGTGGTCGCCGGAGCCAGGGAAGTTCTTTAGGGAGACGGAGCTGGTGTCCGGGAACACAATGCCGATGCCTGACATCAAGGACAAGATGCCACCCAGGGCATTCCTACCAAGGGACATTGCCAAGAAGATACCATTCAAGCCGAATGCGGTGTCGGAGGTGTTCGGGGTGCCGTTGGACACTGCAATGGGGAAGGCGGTCACGTCCACGGTGGCTGAGTGCGAGCGAGCGCCGAGCCGGGGTGAGACCAAGCGGTGTGCAACCTCAGCTGAGGACATTGTGGACTTTGCCGTGGAGATGCTAGGCAATGACATTGTTGTGCGCAGCACGGCCTCCACGGCTGGAAGTGGCGGGCAAATCAGGCTCGGCAATGTTACCGGTGTTGATGGTGGCAAGGTGACCCGGTCCGTATCGTGTCACCAGAGCTTGTTCCCGTATCTGGTGTACTACTGCCACTCGGTGCCGAAGGTGCGGGTGTATGAGGCCGATATCATGGCTGCCGACTCCGATCAGAAGATCAATCATGG